A region of Streptomyces sp. WMMC500 DNA encodes the following proteins:
- a CDS encoding FGGY-family carbohydrate kinase: MGAADRTAIAIDAGTTVVKVVGYGPDGAELTIARRPTRVTRPRPGWAEQDMTEVWDAVASAVREVAAALPEPPAFVAVTGQGDGAWLVDGAGRPTGPAVLWNDGRAAGVVGDWERDGTVDEAFRICGSRLSTGMPNAVLAWLRTHDPDRVDRSRHLLTCGGWLFYKLARQPAIDESEAAAPFLDIAARTWSDRLFELYGVEWARDLLPPLRDDDHRVTPLDAAAGAETGLPEGIPVVLAPYDICATAIGSGAVSAGRACTILGTTLSTEIVTDAPPDNGAAGPADGAAGAPVGITVPLGVPGHYLRAFPTMSGGDMLDWGARLLGLSSAAELMELAERGAEDTAGVRFMPYLSPAGERAPFFDPAARGSLTGLSLDSGREDVARAVVEGVTLAIRDCLAASPAAPGLLTLSGGGTRSAFWMRLICDVTGVPVAIPADTEIGARGAWLTGAVATGREPDFATAAARQVRIAASYEPDPARAADGRYAAFLRLRELHEPVWALGRERAAGADGPARSGGAGA; this comes from the coding sequence ATGGGGGCAGCGGACAGGACCGCGATCGCGATCGACGCCGGCACCACCGTCGTGAAGGTCGTCGGCTACGGCCCGGACGGTGCGGAGCTGACCATCGCCCGGCGCCCGACCCGGGTGACGCGGCCCCGGCCGGGCTGGGCCGAGCAGGACATGACGGAGGTGTGGGACGCGGTGGCCTCCGCCGTACGGGAGGTGGCCGCCGCGCTGCCCGAGCCGCCCGCGTTCGTCGCGGTGACCGGGCAGGGTGACGGGGCCTGGCTGGTCGACGGCGCGGGCCGGCCCACCGGGCCCGCGGTGCTGTGGAACGACGGCCGCGCCGCCGGCGTCGTCGGCGACTGGGAGAGGGACGGGACCGTCGACGAGGCGTTCCGCATCTGCGGCTCGCGGCTGTCCACGGGCATGCCGAACGCCGTGCTGGCGTGGCTGCGCACGCACGACCCGGACCGCGTCGACCGCTCCCGGCACCTGCTGACCTGCGGCGGCTGGCTGTTCTACAAGCTCGCTCGACAGCCCGCCATCGATGAGTCGGAGGCCGCCGCCCCCTTCCTCGACATCGCCGCGCGCACCTGGTCGGACCGCCTCTTCGAGCTGTACGGGGTGGAGTGGGCCCGCGATCTGCTGCCGCCGCTGCGCGACGACGACCACCGCGTCACCCCGCTCGACGCCGCCGCCGGCGCCGAGACCGGGCTGCCCGAGGGAATCCCCGTGGTGCTCGCGCCGTACGACATCTGCGCCACGGCGATCGGCTCCGGGGCGGTCAGCGCGGGCCGCGCGTGCACCATCCTCGGCACCACGCTCTCCACGGAGATCGTCACCGACGCCCCCCCGGACAACGGTGCCGCCGGCCCGGCCGACGGCGCCGCCGGCGCGCCCGTGGGCATCACCGTCCCGCTCGGCGTCCCCGGCCACTACCTGCGCGCCTTCCCCACCATGAGCGGCGGCGACATGCTCGACTGGGGCGCCCGGCTGCTCGGGCTCTCCTCGGCCGCCGAGCTGATGGAGCTGGCCGAGCGCGGGGCGGAGGACACCGCCGGAGTGCGGTTCATGCCGTACCTCTCCCCCGCCGGTGAGCGCGCCCCGTTCTTCGACCCGGCCGCCCGCGGCTCGCTGACCGGCCTGTCGCTGGACAGCGGCCGGGAGGACGTGGCGCGCGCGGTGGTGGAGGGGGTCACCCTGGCCATCCGCGACTGCCTCGCCGCCTCCCCCGCCGCGCCCGGCCTGCTGACGCTCAGCGGCGGCGGCACCCGCAGCGCTTTCTGGATGCGGCTGATCTGCGATGTCACGGGCGTGCCCGTGGCGATCCCCGCCGACACCGAGATCGGCGCCCGCGGCGCGTGGCTGACCGGCGCCGTCGCCACCGGCCGGGAGCCGGACTTCGCGACGGCGGCGGCCCGTCAGGTGCGCATCGCCGCGTCGTACGAACCGGACCCCGCCCGCGCCGCCGACGGCCGCTACGCCGCGTTCCTGCGCCTGCGGGAGCTGCACGAGCCGGTGTGGGCGCTGGGCCGCGAGCGGGCGGCCGGCGCGGACGGACCCGCGCGCTCCGGTGGAGCCGGCGCATGA